AGAGAGGCCTTGGCCTTACTTGATGTACCTAAACAGCAAGCTACAACGCTATCGAGACATGGTTGGCGACCACCTGAATCAGATCAAGTAAAGATCAACACCGATGCAGCTGTGCGGTTCACAGAGGAGAAAAGCGGAGCGGGGGGTGTCGCCCGCTCCCAGACAACACCGATGGGCGCCTGGTGCAAGCCCCATCTTGGGGTCACTGATCCTATGATCGCCGAGGCGCTAGCCCTACGGGATGGAGTAATCTTCGCAAATCTGAGAGGCTATGCCAATGTGATTATGGAGACCGACAGTCTGGAGATTGTGAATCTATGGAACACTCGCCGCAACAGTCGCTCTGTTGTGGCACTAGTTTTCTTTGAAATTGATGAGCTAGCGGATAGTTTTCATTCTTTTGTATTTCAACATGTTAGTAGATCTGCAAACGGTTCAGCACACTTGTGTGCCCAGCGTGCATGTAATGTATCTATAACCAAGAGTTGGCTCTCTGAGATTCCGAGTTTCCTGGTTAGCAGCCTATTGGCTGACCGCCCAGCGAACACTTTTGTTTGAATAAAGCTCAGAAGTTccatgaaaaaaaagagaaaaaattacCGGGCAGATGGGCCATGAGGCTGGAATGTGATTACGGAGAAGAAACCCACCCAGCCCACATAAACGGTGTAGACCTGAGTTGCTAGTTCGACCTCGGACCTCCAGAGTCCCGGAAGAAACAGGGGTTCCGAAGCAGAAGATCGGAGGAAGAAGAGGGATCAGGCATGGACATCATCTCGCAGCTGCAGGAGCAGCTCAAcgagatggccatggtggccgtCAACACCTTCGGCACGCTGCAGCGCGACGCGCCGCCCGTCCGCCTCTCCAACAGCTACCCCGACCCGCTCAACCCGAACCCTAACCCCGACGGCCCCGCCTCCCAGCCCCAGCCCCAGGCCCCGCCCGCGCCCggcgcgccgccgccggcacctgtacCGCCGCAGCCACCGCAAGCGCCGCCCCAGCCGGCCctcgacctcgccgagcaacccaaGGCCATGAGCCACGCGCTCGTCCTCGCCGCAAAGAAGGTGCGCATCCCGTGCCCTCTCGCATCTCCCCCCTTTTATTCTCTGTTCGACACCTGCTCGAGGAATTCCCAGTTCCTACAACTTATTTTGATAAAACGAGCACTTATATATGACCCTGATTCAAAACCTGCAAGGCATTAGCAACTAATTCATCATCCTGATTCCAAACACAGATGTCGCCTCTCTTCTGTGAATGAATTTAAACCGATTTCCCTCCTAAATTGCACTCTCAAATTTTTGACAAAGCTGCTAGCTAACATGTTGCAATCCATTATCCTAAATTCGGTCAATATAAAACAATAAGGCATTATTAGACCCAGAATATGCTGTGATTAATAAAAGAATGAGGGTATAGTTCCTGATTACTAGCAGGGCATGTTGTGTCAGGTCCGTGATATCGATATATTGGGTTAGCTGACCTAGCTGTTAGATGATCCGTGCTCCTGTTTCTTTTACTGTTCTTCTGTTTTACCTGCAATGCTTACAAGACCGTTGCTGGTAGAGTGGAAATTTGTCTGTTTTATCATTTGTGTCATACAGCTAGAGCACATAGTATAGCGAAAGTGCCCATGTTTTGTCTTACATGGACATTATGATCAGCATACTTCTCCTCTCTTAGGTTGTAATCGTGATAATTATACTCTCTTTGTCTTCCACGCCTTCTGCGATTATGATTTTATCATGTGATAGTGTCATGCCATATTTCATCTGTAGTACACAAACATGAAGCACAATTTTGCTAATCTCGAAAGAGACCAAACTTGTGCTGAAATGTGCCTCTAGTTACTACTTTCAGTATTGTTCTGACAATAGTAAAAAAAAACATTGTCCCTTCCATGCAGTTTGATGCTCTTGTTGCTGCATTACCACTGTCATCTGAAGAGGATCAGTTGAAAAGAATTCAAGAACTTCAGGTATGTTTCAGCTTCACGGTGTCAGTATCAGAGTAGTATGATCAGCGAACATAGGCTAACTTACCAAAATAGTTACACAAGGAATTATGCAGCAGGCATTTCTGAATCAAAGGGCACTAACACCCTTTATTATGAAAAACTTGAAAACTAAAGCATCTGTTACACATAACATAAGAGAAAGCTATAGAAGGATGCAGCAGCACCTCATTTATAGGAAAAGTACTTACAAGACGGCAACATGTAATTTGCAACTATACATCTGCTATTTTCACTTGGATGTGGTCTCATTGTATCTGCTACTGGCAGTTTAACATGTTTTAGTATATTATACTATTGTGCAAATGTTATGCTTTCTCCTGTTTGTTCTGCTTGTGCGTAGCATTTCATGTTAGACCTGTCCTCCTGAAAGATTTATCTCTGAAGACTAGTAATGAACGTTTGTGTTCTTAAAGTTAAACCGAAGAAAAGCAGATGCTTGATGTTACAAGTTTATAACGTTTCATGGTAATTATTTTTAGGACAAAATTAGTTCCTCCTGATATTTTCCAGAAAATGGCCACCATTTTTCAGTACCCGATTACCCATCAGCGAATTCTTGTTTTATGGGTTGTCTTGGCAAATGCTTAACAGTGCATCGTCTAAGATCCACATTTACCTTGTTTTTATCCTGCAATCAAATCATGTAAACTTGAAATTTGCAGGCAGAGAACGAAGTTGTTGGATTGGAGCTTCAGAAACAACTTGAAGCTGCTGGTAACATTTTTGAATTTTGCACTTCTTATCATGGTATAGCTGACTAACAGCTAATGTATATATATTGTTCCTTCCACAGAACTGGAATTGGAACGGGTTGAAGTGTTGTTTAATGAAGCTACAGATAACTGTATAAATTTGAAGAAGCCAGATTAGTAATATTATGCATGTAAGTTTGAATGGCATCCTTCCCCGGTATATTAGTAAACTATCAACCATCAATTGGTTATTGTGTTTTCAGCACGGGATGTTTTTGCATAGCCTAAAATAGTGAAGTAGGCCTTGAGTTAACTCCCATTCAAATTTGTGCCATTTCAGGTAGCCGCACCTGTGTTGGTGGAGACATGAATTTCCAGCATTCTGGTGTTTACTTTCTTGTACAAGTCTCTAAAATGTCTTGTGCAAGCctctaaaatgtcttatatttgtttacagagggagtagttcctAATGTCTTACAGCTTCCAAGCTAGATTTGTCGACAGTAATGTTGTCTTGTTTTAACTTGCGTGCATTGATATTCCATGAGCACTTGCTGGATGA
This portion of the Triticum dicoccoides isolate Atlit2015 ecotype Zavitan chromosome 7A, WEW_v2.0, whole genome shotgun sequence genome encodes:
- the LOC119332356 gene encoding mediator of RNA polymerase II transcription subunit 21-like, producing MDIISQLQEQLNEMAMVAVNTFGTLQRDAPPVRLSNSYPDPLNPNPNPDGPASQPQPQAPPAPGAPPPAPVPPQPPQAPPQPALDLAEQPKAMSHALVLAAKKFDALVAALPLSSEEDQLKRIQELQAENEVVGLELQKQLEAAELELERVEVLFNEATDNCINLKKPD